The following coding sequences are from one Anabas testudineus chromosome 16, fAnaTes1.2, whole genome shotgun sequence window:
- the erfl3 gene encoding ETS domain-containing transcription factor ERF, with product MKTPGESGFAFPEWAYKPESSPGSRQIQLWHFILELLRKEEYHDVIAWQGDYGEFVIKDPDEVARLWGARKCKPQMNYDKLSRALRYYYNKRILHKTKGKRFTYKFNFNKLVLVNYPFIDMSSTGSSVPQSAPPVPTGAGTHFRFPPSTPSEVLSPNEDLRSPGGMFSSVARRMGRGSVSDCSDGTSVNSEIEEGNTGVGEERGERGVSGGGGPGGGGGGFRSIIHPRLSHETLFRMYGGPGNPAGHPGSRGPTGHRIHPEPLSPFPVSPLPGPGGAGLLAPPLSPALSMTPTSHLTYTPSPTLSPMLGSHFSFNPKDMERYLQAHTQSVYNYGLSPRAFLQYPNIVIPQPHRPTADKAGLAGERGERAERATTGGGERGGERHHHPPLGHSAHHHPHPPHTAHPHLHSHPMHHPLHLGEEPPHMSPFKFKLQPPPLGRKQREGQSQTKLRQSSLSSGSGSGSMSSTSGLGSSLSFGSDLSSASGSGLVSASSSTQSLNSAGLPKIKVEPISDIESEEEVEVTDISDEDPDERDEEFELFARRHSRAPDHHHLANGTAASHHHPHPDEDLDEDVFKAPAPPPPGLMPFFTSQHTHSNALRLLPTLKSETTEPGDSSTPPPQTGSGESPQTKCIPLKLRFKRRWSEDQRMEASQEESDDKKVRPEEERDRERQSNGQMEMDEDGTGSGEADSPPLLAYEGSLATPLASHQRVSAELHRATAQLSLENKDC from the exons GGTTTGCCTTTCCAGAATGGGCTTACAAGCCCGAGTCGAGCCCTGGGTCCAGACAGATCCAGCTGTGGCACTTCATCCTGGAGCTGCTCAGGAAAGAGGAGTATCATGACGTCATAGCCTGGCAGGGCGACTACGGCGAGTTTGTCATCAAGGACCCAGATGAGGTGGCCCGGCTCTGGGGGGCTAGGAAGTGTAAACCCCAGATGAACTACGATAAATTGAGCAGGGCACTGAG ATACTACTACAACAAGAGGATCCTTCATAAGACCAAAGGCAAGAGATTCACGTACAAGTTCAACTTCAACAAACTGGTTTTGGTCAACTACCCCTTCATTGACATGAGCTCCACTG GGAGCAGTGTTCCTCAGAGTGCCCCCCCTGTCCCTACTGGTGCAGGGACCCACTTCCGCTTCCCTCCTTCCACACCCTCAGAAGTCCTTTCCCCCAATGAGGACTTGCGAAGCCCTGGCGGCATGTTCAGCTCTGTGGCCCGACGAATGGGACGCGGGTCTGTCAGTGATTGCAGTGATGGCACCTCAGTCAATTCAGAAATTGAGGAGGGCAACACGGgagtgggagaggagagaggagaaagaggtgtgagcggaggaggaggacctgggggtggaggaggaggcttcCGGAGTATCATCCATCCCCGTCTGTCCCATGAAACCTTGTTCCGCATGTACGGAGGACCTGGCAACCCCGCTGGGCATCCAGGCTCCCGTGGTCCTACGGGGCACCGTATCCACCCAGAGCCACTGTCCCCATTCCCTGTATCCCCTCTGCCAGGGCCAGGAGGAGCTGGCCTCTTGGCTCCCCCTCTGTCCCCAGCTCTCTCTATGACCCCAACATCTCACCTCACCTATACTCCCTCCCCCACCCTCTCACCAATGCTAGGCTCCCACTTTTCCTTCAACCCAAAGGACATGGAGCGCTACCTGCAGGCTCACACCCAGTCGGTATATAACTATGGCCTCAGTCCCAGAGCTTTCCTCCAGTACCCCAACATCGTCATCCCTCAGCCCCACCGCCCCACCGCAGACAAGGCTGGTCTggctggagagagaggagagagagcagaaagagcaacaacagggggaggagagaggggaggagagcgGCACCACCATCCACCTCTAGGTCACTCTGCCCACCACCATCCGCATCCACCTCACACTGCTCACCCTCACCTGCATTCCCATCCCATGCATCATCCACTTCACCTGGGTGAGGAGCCTCCTCATATGTCTCCCTTCAAGTTCAAGCTGCAGCCGCCACCATTGGGCAGGAAGCAGAGGGAAGGGCAAAGCCAGACTAAACTCAGGCAGAGCTCACTGTCCTCAGGCTCTGGATCTGGGTCCATGTCATCTACCTCTGGCCTTGGCTCCTCACTGTCATTTGGCAGTGACCTGAGCTCAGCCAGTGGCTCAGGCCTagtctctgcctcctcctcaaCACAGTCTCTAAACAGTGCAGGACTTCCCAAGATAAAG GTGGAGCCCATATCTGATATTGAGTcagaagaagaggtggaggtgACTGACATTAGCGATGAAGACCCAGATGAAAGAGATGAAGAGTTTGAGCTTTTTGCACGTCGCCACTCCAGAGCCCCTGACCACCACCACCTTGCCAATGGCACAGCTGCATCCCATCATCATCCCCATCCTGATGAGGACCTGGACGAAGATGTCTTCAAAgcccctgctcctcctccacctggtCTGATGCCTTTCTTCACCTcgcagcacacacactccaatGCGCTTCGATTGCTGCCCACCCTTAAGAGTGAGACCACCGAGCCAGGAGACAGCAGCACACCCCCGCCTCAGACAGGCTCAGGAGAATCTCCCCAGACCAAGTGCATCCCCCTCAAGCTGCGTTTCAAGAGGCGCTGGAGCGAAGACCAGCGCATGGAGGCCTCACAGGAAGAGTCTGACGACAAGAAAGTACgaccagaggaggagagggataGAGAGAGGCAAAGCAATGGTCAAATGGAAATGGATGAAGACGGGACAGGCAGTGGAGAAGCTGACAGTCCTCCTCTGTTGGCCTATGAGGGCTCTTTAGCCACACCATTGGCCTCACACCAGAGGGTGAGTGCTGAGCTGCATCGTGCCACTGCACAGCTGTCTCTGGAGAACAAAGACTGCTGA